In Maridesulfovibrio sp., a single genomic region encodes these proteins:
- a CDS encoding FecR domain-containing protein, with translation MPDNPNGPAEIGVVTGLSGDVYAESASGMRALEPGSPIYQGEELVTGADGNVEIRFVDDTLLSQGEDSRISLDDYVFDDSGASDFMVNIAQGTFRMVTGKIAEQNPERFKVGTPLATIGIRGTTTVHEVIPGQGEKHGVEQIHSGKALVVQSNITGAVRQIGQSMGLVDVSSSGALSSVRPLTMQEFNSFREIAPSNIRQEQDIQEQRRDERDEDDDAPADDQTDEQQGEEAQGQQSDEQPQDQQGELGQEQPGELPQDVSPGGESGQEGEELGGVLHPEGGLEGGNSPLADQRDFNPVQIDKPEVPGKEKDVENEGPGKAVVVQQAADNTDNGDGVGEGDDGDSLIGGSGTDTLGGSTGGDTLTGSTDGDDYYDTGDTGTGDTGDDTQTGSTGDDTSDTGGDDTPVVPSVITGTVNADTLVGGDGSQTITGLQGDDELYGKAGDDTLYGNEGEDALNGGAGDDYLDGGTGAADEVDFASYADATGSVSVCLTDGTSTGADGQDSLISIEGIIGSNYDDYLAGDSGDNKFEPLLGNDVVIGGAGSDTVAFETLSNDVNVTISTSTGSASIESGGTVINTISLDSIENIVGGSGNDELYGSTAANTIKGRDGNDSISSDDGNDFVYGGSGSDSIDGGAGNDTLYGEAGSDIISGGAGADYIDGGTDNNTLSGGDGNDSIQGGTGFDTVSYDYATTGVTVDLSMGSTVVTVSGSDIDTIDGVENAIGSDYDDALGAYMGGSSLSGGAGSDILAGNVGTDFLLGGLGIDYLSGGGGYNTLDGGDGIDWVDFTYAANGVTVDLSSGSTTVNVVAGTDVDVLLNIENVLGSDYADHITDYSGDSTVDAGLGNDTVVGGSGIDYLVGGDGVDTIDYSYYTAGGVNVDLLAEAATVVSGTDEDTLIDFEVVIGTDNADTISAVTYVAQSLYGGGGNDSILGGWSNDYIEGGDGDDSINAHEGNDTVYGGAGDDNIDGSNGTNTIYGGAGKDTITSSSGDDYIDGGIDDDFIQGNDGNDILIGGDGADSITSTYGNNTITGDAGDDRISDGAGNSTISGGTGLDTIWGNDGSDTVYGNEDNDVLYAGAGDDYLDGGAGDDVILGQSGGNTLIGGAGMDTLTGGTDIDLVSYAYAANGIFAYLDSAATVTPGTDEDVLSGIENALGSDYADMITANSAGSTIDGADGDDTIYGADGADSILGSAGNDIISGGDGLDTLDGGIGVNTLDYSYATVGIDANLYYNTVTVVGGTDVDTVSNFQALIATANDDVIIGSASSDTLMGMDGGDKIVGGAGNDTSVGGAGDDTLESNDGYDTLYGGDGNDTLNGGSEDDFLMGGDGNDQLIGETGNDTASYTYLDTGSVGVNFNFNSGATVAAGTDVDTISSIEAVIGSSHVDTITGSTSASDTIIGGGGADKIYLQTGQSSLLMYTAQSDCGDSVDSFTSGQDVFKFDSTNFDSSALSRFTTISNFDGSTGLADSQAYFVYDDVTHELYYDADGNSSSAATLVAQLTNSDDVVQTDISF, from the coding sequence ATGCCTGACAATCCCAACGGTCCTGCCGAGATCGGTGTTGTTACCGGTCTTTCAGGAGACGTATACGCAGAATCCGCTTCCGGAATGCGGGCACTGGAGCCGGGCTCTCCCATTTATCAGGGAGAGGAACTGGTTACCGGCGCTGACGGTAATGTGGAAATCAGGTTTGTTGACGATACCCTTCTTTCTCAGGGCGAAGATTCCCGCATCTCCCTTGACGATTACGTTTTCGATGATTCCGGTGCCTCTGATTTTATGGTCAATATCGCGCAGGGCACCTTCCGCATGGTTACCGGCAAAATTGCCGAACAGAACCCCGAGCGGTTCAAGGTCGGCACCCCTCTTGCCACGATCGGAATCCGTGGAACCACTACTGTTCACGAAGTCATCCCCGGACAGGGGGAGAAGCACGGTGTTGAACAGATCCACTCAGGAAAGGCACTGGTTGTCCAAAGTAACATCACCGGGGCTGTACGGCAGATAGGTCAGTCCATGGGACTGGTTGATGTAAGCAGTTCCGGTGCGCTCAGTTCGGTCCGTCCTTTAACAATGCAGGAATTCAATTCCTTTAGGGAAATAGCTCCGTCAAATATACGGCAGGAACAGGATATTCAGGAGCAGCGTCGCGACGAGCGAGATGAAGATGATGACGCTCCCGCTGACGATCAGACAGACGAGCAGCAGGGCGAAGAAGCTCAGGGGCAGCAGTCGGACGAGCAACCTCAGGACCAACAGGGAGAGCTTGGTCAGGAACAGCCGGGTGAGCTTCCTCAGGATGTTTCTCCGGGCGGTGAATCAGGACAGGAAGGCGAGGAGCTCGGCGGAGTGCTCCATCCCGAAGGCGGACTTGAAGGCGGCAATTCTCCGCTGGCTGATCAGAGAGATTTTAATCCGGTTCAAATAGACAAGCCTGAAGTTCCCGGAAAAGAGAAGGATGTTGAAAATGAGGGCCCCGGAAAGGCTGTTGTAGTTCAGCAGGCAGCTGACAACACTGACAACGGCGATGGCGTCGGGGAAGGAGATGACGGAGATTCCCTGATAGGTGGATCAGGTACGGATACTCTGGGCGGGAGTACCGGCGGGGATACGCTGACCGGCAGTACCGATGGCGATGACTATTATGATACCGGCGATACAGGAACCGGTGATACCGGGGATGATACCCAGACCGGAAGCACGGGAGATGACACCAGTGATACCGGTGGCGATGATACTCCTGTCGTGCCCAGTGTGATAACCGGAACAGTGAATGCGGATACCCTGGTCGGAGGCGACGGGTCGCAGACCATCACCGGACTGCAGGGTGACGATGAGCTTTACGGAAAGGCCGGGGACGATACTCTCTACGGAAATGAAGGCGAGGATGCTCTCAACGGCGGTGCCGGCGACGATTATCTGGATGGCGGGACCGGGGCGGCCGATGAGGTGGATTTTGCTTCCTATGCCGATGCTACCGGATCTGTATCCGTCTGTCTCACAGATGGGACTTCAACCGGTGCCGATGGTCAGGATTCCCTGATCAGCATAGAGGGTATAATCGGCTCCAATTATGACGATTATCTGGCCGGAGATTCCGGTGACAACAAATTTGAGCCCCTGCTGGGGAACGATGTCGTAATCGGCGGGGCCGGTTCGGACACCGTTGCATTCGAAACCCTGAGTAACGACGTCAATGTAACTATCAGTACCTCAACAGGTTCCGCTTCCATTGAAAGTGGCGGGACAGTAATCAACACCATCAGTCTGGACAGTATAGAAAATATTGTCGGCGGCTCCGGAAATGATGAGCTTTACGGTTCTACGGCAGCAAACACAATCAAGGGCAGAGACGGCAATGATTCCATCAGCAGCGATGACGGAAACGACTTTGTTTATGGTGGAAGCGGCAGTGACAGTATCGACGGCGGCGCAGGAAATGACACCCTGTACGGTGAGGCCGGATCGGATATAATTTCCGGTGGTGCGGGCGCTGATTATATCGATGGCGGAACCGACAACAATACCCTTTCCGGCGGTGACGGAAACGACTCCATACAGGGAGGAACCGGTTTTGATACGGTCTCGTATGATTACGCTACCACCGGTGTAACCGTTGATCTCAGTATGGGAAGTACTGTTGTTACTGTCAGCGGTTCGGACATTGACACTATTGACGGTGTGGAGAATGCCATCGGTTCTGATTATGATGACGCTCTTGGCGCCTATATGGGAGGCAGTAGCCTGAGCGGTGGCGCCGGGTCAGATATTCTTGCCGGGAATGTCGGAACGGATTTTCTGCTGGGAGGTCTCGGGATTGACTATCTTTCAGGCGGCGGAGGATACAATACCCTTGATGGTGGTGACGGTATTGACTGGGTTGATTTTACCTATGCTGCAAACGGAGTGACCGTCGATCTCAGTTCCGGTTCAACCACAGTCAATGTTGTTGCCGGAACGGATGTCGATGTTCTTTTAAACATCGAGAACGTTCTCGGCTCAGACTATGCCGACCACATTACGGACTATTCCGGCGATAGCACCGTTGATGCCGGCTTAGGTAACGATACCGTTGTCGGCGGTTCCGGGATTGATTACCTTGTCGGCGGTGACGGGGTGGATACCATTGACTACTCCTACTACACTGCAGGCGGCGTTAACGTAGATCTGCTTGCCGAGGCAGCCACGGTGGTCAGCGGGACTGACGAAGATACCCTTATAGATTTCGAAGTTGTCATAGGAACAGATAACGCAGATACCATTTCCGCGGTAACCTATGTGGCTCAGTCGCTTTACGGTGGCGGCGGGAATGACTCAATTCTGGGCGGTTGGAGCAACGATTATATCGAGGGTGGAGACGGTGATGATTCCATAAACGCCCACGAAGGTAACGATACCGTTTACGGTGGCGCCGGTGACGATAATATAGATGGATCTAACGGAACAAATACTATTTATGGTGGCGCCGGCAAGGATACTATTACCTCCAGTTCCGGTGATGATTATATCGATGGTGGTATTGATGATGATTTCATACAGGGCAATGACGGTAATGATATCCTTATAGGCGGTGACGGAGCGGACAGCATTACTTCCACATATGGTAACAACACGATTACCGGAGATGCAGGAGATGACCGTATATCTGACGGTGCCGGAAATTCGACCATCAGCGGCGGAACCGGACTCGATACGATATGGGGTAATGATGGGAGCGATACCGTTTACGGCAATGAAGATAATGATGTCCTTTATGCCGGTGCCGGTGATGACTATCTGGATGGTGGTGCCGGGGACGATGTTATACTCGGCCAGTCCGGTGGCAATACGTTAATCGGTGGTGCTGGTATGGATACCCTTACCGGTGGAACCGACATTGACCTTGTAAGTTATGCGTATGCCGCAAATGGAATTTTTGCCTATCTTGATTCGGCTGCCACTGTTACTCCAGGAACGGATGAGGACGTGCTCAGCGGAATCGAAAATGCCCTTGGTTCAGACTACGCGGATATGATTACGGCCAACAGTGCCGGAAGCACCATAGACGGTGCCGATGGAGATGATACCATTTACGGCGCAGACGGTGCGGACAGCATACTTGGCAGTGCCGGAAATGATATAATTTCCGGCGGAGACGGGCTGGACACACTGGACGGCGGAATAGGGGTCAACACCCTTGACTATTCATATGCCACTGTCGGTATAGACGCCAACCTCTACTACAACACTGTAACAGTGGTCGGCGGAACAGATGTCGATACGGTCAGCAATTTTCAGGCTTTAATCGCAACAGCCAATGACGACGTCATCATTGGCAGCGCATCCAGTGATACTCTCATGGGTATGGACGGAGGTGACAAGATTGTCGGCGGCGCCGGAAACGATACATCGGTTGGCGGTGCCGGTGATGATACACTCGAATCTAACGACGGCTACGATACCCTTTATGGCGGCGATGGAAATGATACCCTTAACGGGGGAAGCGAGGACGATTTCCTGATGGGTGGAGACGGTAACGACCAGCTTATCGGCGAAACCGGTAATGATACCGCGTCATACACCTATCTGGATACTGGAAGCGTGGGGGTCAATTTTAATTTCAACTCCGGCGCAACCGTAGCGGCCGGAACGGATGTGGATACGATCAGCAGTATTGAAGCGGTAATAGGTTCCAGCCATGTTGATACGATCACAGGAAGTACCTCGGCCTCTGATACCATAATCGGCGGCGGCGGCGCGGATAAGATTTATCTCCAGACCGGGCAGTCTTCTTTGCTCATGTATACGGCGCAAAGCGATTGCGGTGATAGTGTCGATAGTTTCACTTCCGGTCAGGATGTCTTCAAGTTTGACAGCACTAATTTTGATTCGTCAGCTCTTTCGCGGTTTACTACAATTTCCAATTTTGACGGCAGTACCGGGCTTGCCGATTCTCAGGCGTACTTTGTCTATGATGATGTGACTCACGAACTTTATTATGACGCGGATGGAAATTCTTCTTCTGCGGCGACGCTGGTTGCACAGTTAACAAACAGCGATGATGTGGTGCAAACAGACATTTCTTTCTGA